Proteins from one Cicer arietinum cultivar CDC Frontier isolate Library 1 chromosome 3, Cicar.CDCFrontier_v2.0, whole genome shotgun sequence genomic window:
- the LOC101512478 gene encoding uncharacterized protein isoform X2 has product MNRLRESSPQRKRQKVSPSLTNEESILYNLIYSKKDIGIWTGDMKRETNLPVTVFNKTLKELMSKSMIKEVTTIQNKGRKHYMAIEFEPSKEITGGNWYTDGKLDTDFIAALKDVCFKYISKQKVSTLDGFLEWSKKNGIFNSEVTPTQVEDIMKTLVLDDAIVEVTSNGYGDFASIPVGRVCYKCKSNVKVKGELKYGLVPYIPCFACPRISFCSPDGVVSPRTCVYYDKWLDF; this is encoded by the coding sequence ATGAATCGTTTGCGAGAATCTTCCCCTCAACGGAAACGACAAAAAGTGTCTCCGTCCTTGACAAATGAAGAGAGTATACTCTATAATCTCATATATAGCAAGAAAGACATAGGGATATGGACAGGAGACATGAAAAGAGAAACAAACCTTCCTGTTACTGTGTTCAATAAAACCCTTAAGGAACTTATGTCCAAGAGTATGATAAAGGAAGTTACTACTATTCAAAATAAAGGTAGAAAGCACTACATGGCAATAGAATTTGAGCCTTCCAAGGAGATCACTGGTGGGAATTGGTACACTGATGGGAAACTTGATACAGATTTCATAGCCGCTCTAAAGGACGTGTGCTTTAAATACATTTCCAAGCAGAAAGTTTCCACGCTTGACGGATTTTTGGAGTGGAGTAAAAAGAACGGGATCTTTAATTCTGAAGTCACACCAACGCAAGTAGAAGATATTATGAAAACCTTGGTTTTGGATGATGCAATCGTGGAGGTGACAAGTAATGGATATGGGGATTTTGCATCTATTCCTGTTGGCAGAGTTTGTTACAAATGCAAAAGCAACGTAAAAGTTAAAGGGGAATTGAAATATGGTCTCGTGCCTTATATTCCGTGTTTTGCTTGTCCGCGAATCAGCTTTTGTTCACCAGATGGCGTTGTCTCTCCAAGAACATGTGTCTATTATGATAAATGGTTGGATTTCTAA
- the LOC101513013 gene encoding agamous-like MADS-box protein MADS2 isoform X2: MGRGRVELKRIENKINRQVTFAKRRNGLLKKAYELSVLCDAEVALIIFSTRGKLYEFCSTSNMLKTLDRYQKCSYGAVEVSKPAKELESSYREYLKLKQRFENLQKTQRNLLGEDLGPLNSKDLEQLERQLDSSLKQVRSTKTQFMLDQLADLQNKEHMLVEANRSLSIKLDEINSRNHYRQSWEAGDQSMQYGGPQNAHSQSFFQQLECNPTLQIGPDYRYNNVTSDQIASTSQAQQQVNGFVPGWML, encoded by the exons ATGGGAAGAGGAAGAGTAGAATTGAAGAGGATAGAGAACAAAATAAACAGACAAGTTACATTTGCAAAGAGAAGAAATGGTCTTCTTAAGAAAGCTTATGAACTTTCTGTTCTTTGTGATGCTGAAGTTGCTCTTATCATCTTCTCTACTCGTGGAAAGCTTTATGAATTTTGTAGCACTTCTAA CATGCTCAAAACTCTTGATAGGTACCAGAAATGTAGTTATGGTGCTGTGGAAGTTAGCAAACCTGCCAAGGAACTTGAG AGCAGCTACCGTGAATACTTGAAGCTGAAACAAAGATTTGAAAATCTTCAAAAGACCCAGAG AAATCTTTTAGGGGAAGACTTGGGCCCACTGAATTCTAAAGATCTTGAGCAGCTTGAAAGGCAATTAGATTCATCTCTGAAGCAAGTTAGATCCACAAAG ACACAATTCATGTTGGACCAATTAGCTGATCTTCAAAATAAG GAACATATGTTGGTAGAAGCAAACAGATCCTTGTCAATCAAg TTGGATGAAATCAATTCAAGAAATCACTACAGGCAATCATGGGAAGCTGGTGATCAAAGCATGCAATATGGTGGTCCACAAAATGCTCATTCTCAGAGCTTCTTCCAGCAGCTGGAATGCAATCCCACATTACAGATTGG TCCTGATTATAGGTACAACAATGTAACTTCAGATCAGATAGCTTCAACAAGTCAAGCACAACAACAAGTGAATGGCTTTGTTCCTGGATGGATGCTTTAA
- the LOC101513013 gene encoding agamous-like MADS-box protein MADS2 isoform X1 produces MGRGRVELKRIENKINRQVTFAKRRNGLLKKAYELSVLCDAEVALIIFSTRGKLYEFCSTSNMLKTLDRYQKCSYGAVEVSKPAKELEQSSYREYLKLKQRFENLQKTQRNLLGEDLGPLNSKDLEQLERQLDSSLKQVRSTKTQFMLDQLADLQNKEHMLVEANRSLSIKLDEINSRNHYRQSWEAGDQSMQYGGPQNAHSQSFFQQLECNPTLQIGPDYRYNNVTSDQIASTSQAQQQVNGFVPGWML; encoded by the exons ATGGGAAGAGGAAGAGTAGAATTGAAGAGGATAGAGAACAAAATAAACAGACAAGTTACATTTGCAAAGAGAAGAAATGGTCTTCTTAAGAAAGCTTATGAACTTTCTGTTCTTTGTGATGCTGAAGTTGCTCTTATCATCTTCTCTACTCGTGGAAAGCTTTATGAATTTTGTAGCACTTCTAA CATGCTCAAAACTCTTGATAGGTACCAGAAATGTAGTTATGGTGCTGTGGAAGTTAGCAAACCTGCCAAGGAACTTGAG CAGAGCAGCTACCGTGAATACTTGAAGCTGAAACAAAGATTTGAAAATCTTCAAAAGACCCAGAG AAATCTTTTAGGGGAAGACTTGGGCCCACTGAATTCTAAAGATCTTGAGCAGCTTGAAAGGCAATTAGATTCATCTCTGAAGCAAGTTAGATCCACAAAG ACACAATTCATGTTGGACCAATTAGCTGATCTTCAAAATAAG GAACATATGTTGGTAGAAGCAAACAGATCCTTGTCAATCAAg TTGGATGAAATCAATTCAAGAAATCACTACAGGCAATCATGGGAAGCTGGTGATCAAAGCATGCAATATGGTGGTCCACAAAATGCTCATTCTCAGAGCTTCTTCCAGCAGCTGGAATGCAATCCCACATTACAGATTGG TCCTGATTATAGGTACAACAATGTAACTTCAGATCAGATAGCTTCAACAAGTCAAGCACAACAACAAGTGAATGGCTTTGTTCCTGGATGGATGCTTTAA
- the LOC101512478 gene encoding uncharacterized protein isoform X1 gives MNRLRESSPQRKRQKVSPSLTNEESILYNLIYSKKDIGIWTGDMKRETNLPVTVFNKTLKELMSKSMIKEVTTIQNKGRKHYMAIEFEPSKEITGGNWYTDGKLDTDFIAALKDVCFKYISKQKVSTLDGFLEWSKKNGIFNSEVTPTQVEDIMKTLVLDDAIVEVTSNGYGDFASIPVGRVCYKCKSNVKVKGELKYGLVPYIPCFACPRISFCSPDGVVSPRTCVYYDKWHVLEVIHI, from the exons ATGAATCGTTTGCGAGAATCTTCCCCTCAACGGAAACGACAAAAAGTGTCTCCGTCCTTGACAAATGAAGAGAGTATACTCTATAATCTCATATATAGCAAGAAAGACATAGGGATATGGACAGGAGACATGAAAAGAGAAACAAACCTTCCTGTTACTGTGTTCAATAAAACCCTTAAGGAACTTATGTCCAAGAGTATGATAAAGGAAGTTACTACTATTCAAAATAAAGGTAGAAAGCACTACATGGCAATAGAATTTGAGCCTTCCAAGGAGATCACTGGTGGGAATTGGTACACTGATGGGAAACTTGATACAGATTTCATAGCCGCTCTAAAGGACGTGTGCTTTAAATACATTTCCAAGCAGAAAGTTTCCACGCTTGACGGATTTTTGGAGTGGAGTAAAAAGAACGGGATCTTTAATTCTGAAGTCACACCAACGCAAGTAGAAGATATTATGAAAACCTTGGTTTTGGATGATGCAATCGTGGAGGTGACAAGTAATGGATATGGGGATTTTGCATCTATTCCTGTTGGCAGAGTTTGTTACAAATGCAAAAGCAACGTAAAAGTTAAAGGGGAATTGAAATATGGTCTCGTGCCTTATATTCCGTGTTTTGCTTGTCCGCGAATCAGCTTTTGTTCACCAGATGGCGTTGTCTCTCCAAGAACATGTGTCTATTATGATAAATG GCATGTCCTTGAGGTAATCCATATATAA